One window of Curtobacterium sp. 458 genomic DNA carries:
- the tatC gene encoding twin-arginine translocase subunit TatC, whose translation MSLGQHLIELRNRLFRAVIAVVVCAIGGWFLTPFVLDALRQPVSKLAEIGGHTAELNFPMITGAFDLKLQIAITIGIVISSPVWLYQVWAFIVPALVRREKQYVFGFLGTAIPLFFAGCWFGWYILPHVVQILGSFVSTQDTSIVDAKAYYNFVIKLIVAVGIAFVLPVFLVLLNFVGVLSASAIIKSWRIAILCILVFCAMVTPSADVISMFLLAIPMTVLYIAACAVTWLHDRRAAKRQAKLDEEYGL comes from the coding sequence ATGTCGCTCGGGCAGCACCTCATCGAGCTGCGCAACCGTCTCTTCCGCGCGGTCATCGCGGTGGTGGTGTGCGCGATCGGTGGGTGGTTCCTCACCCCGTTCGTGCTCGACGCCCTGCGGCAGCCCGTCTCGAAGCTCGCGGAGATCGGGGGGCACACGGCCGAGCTGAACTTCCCGATGATCACCGGGGCGTTCGACCTCAAGCTGCAGATCGCGATCACGATCGGCATCGTCATCTCGAGCCCCGTCTGGCTGTACCAGGTCTGGGCGTTCATCGTGCCGGCCCTCGTGCGGCGCGAGAAGCAGTACGTGTTCGGCTTCCTCGGCACCGCGATCCCGCTGTTCTTCGCGGGGTGCTGGTTCGGGTGGTACATCCTGCCGCACGTGGTCCAGATCCTCGGCAGCTTCGTGTCCACCCAGGACACCTCGATCGTCGACGCGAAGGCCTACTACAACTTCGTCATCAAGCTCATCGTGGCGGTCGGGATCGCCTTCGTCCTGCCGGTGTTCCTCGTGCTGCTGAACTTCGTCGGGGTGCTCTCCGCGTCCGCGATCATCAAGTCCTGGCGCATCGCGATCCTCTGCATCCTCGTGTTCTGCGCGATGGTGACGCCCTCGGCCGACGTCATCTCGATGTTCCTGCTCGCGATCCCGATGACCGTGCTCTACATCGCCGCGTGCGCCGTCACGTGGTTGCACGACCGCCGTGCAGCGAAGCGGCAGGCCAAGCTCGACGAAGAGTACGGCCTGTGA
- a CDS encoding tRNA (adenine-N1)-methyltransferase has protein sequence MPHTAGGAPHTPPRGPFRSGDRVQLTGPKGKLTTLSLETGGEYHTHRGVLRHDDVIGQPDGSVIRATTGDEYLALRPLLNDYVMSMPRGAAIVYPKDAAQIVAFADVFPGARVVEAGVGSGALSLFLLRAIGPTGQLQSFERREEFAAIARGNVGTFLGAVPDNWSVTVGDLVEELPGATEPQSVDRVVLDMLAPWECVDAAADALVPGGLIVCYVATVTQLSRTAEALRDTGRFTDPMPSETLVRTWHVEGLAVRPDHRMVGHTGFLVTARRLADGVVLPNLKRRAGKAEFSDEDVEAWTPGAVGERSASDKKLRKVARQAAAQARRVAAAEAGSAEAGSVPDAAAPDAAVPDAAVPDASGAHGDDR, from the coding sequence CTGCCGCACACCGCGGGAGGTGCGCCGCACACGCCGCCCCGCGGACCCTTCCGGTCCGGTGACCGCGTGCAGCTGACCGGTCCGAAGGGCAAGCTGACGACGCTGTCGCTCGAGACCGGCGGCGAGTACCACACGCACCGCGGCGTGCTGCGGCACGACGACGTCATCGGGCAGCCCGACGGCTCCGTGATCCGAGCGACGACCGGCGACGAGTACCTCGCGCTCCGGCCGCTGCTCAACGACTACGTGATGTCGATGCCGCGCGGCGCCGCGATCGTCTACCCGAAGGACGCGGCGCAGATCGTCGCGTTCGCCGACGTCTTCCCCGGCGCCCGCGTCGTCGAGGCCGGGGTCGGCTCCGGTGCGCTCTCGCTCTTCCTGCTCCGGGCGATCGGGCCGACCGGCCAGCTGCAGTCGTTCGAGCGTCGCGAGGAGTTCGCGGCCATCGCCCGCGGCAACGTCGGTACGTTCCTCGGCGCCGTCCCGGACAACTGGTCCGTGACCGTCGGCGACCTCGTCGAGGAGCTGCCGGGGGCCACCGAGCCGCAGAGCGTCGACCGCGTCGTGCTCGACATGCTCGCCCCCTGGGAGTGCGTCGACGCCGCGGCGGACGCCCTCGTGCCGGGCGGCCTCATCGTCTGCTACGTCGCGACGGTCACCCAGCTGTCCCGCACCGCCGAGGCCCTCCGCGACACCGGCCGCTTCACCGACCCGATGCCGAGCGAGACCCTCGTCCGGACCTGGCACGTCGAGGGTCTCGCCGTCCGTCCGGACCACCGGATGGTCGGGCACACCGGGTTCCTCGTGACCGCCCGGCGGCTCGCCGACGGCGTGGTGCTGCCGAACCTCAAGCGCCGTGCCGGCAAGGCCGAGTTCTCCGACGAGGACGTCGAGGCCTGGACGCCCGGTGCCGTGGGGGAGCGGAGCGCGAGCGACAAGAAGCTCCGGAAGGTCGCACGGCAGGCGGCGGCGCAGGCACGCCGGGTGGCCGCTGCCGAGGCGGGGTCGGCTGAGGCGGGGTCCGTGCCCGACGCGGCTGCGCCCGACGCGGCTGTGCCCGACGCGGCTGTGCCCGACGCGTCCGGGGCGCATGGGGACGACCGGTAG
- a CDS encoding WYL domain-containing protein: MPASRTPRVPAEERLFSLVLALLSTESGLTKAEILANVQGYRQRWTPGGDNASLERQFERDKDDVRDLGIPLETIETPGAAGNNQTLRYRIPKGEYDLPLDVRFTPDESALLSLAAMAWREGALSADSRRALLKVRSAGAEDDVASGVLGVDAYAPRLRARDAAFEPLRSALDRAAAVRFDYITPGQHEARRRELAPLALVQHAGRWMLAAHEFSTGATKNYLLSRIVGPVTQYEVGRHPAPAGAGERALAELDRIWATRTARIHVVPGSDAERRLSRRRDTAAEPDGTLVLHHVDPQILAEELAAFGPEVRVLEPDDLRDRVTARLRGLVADHEGDARG; the protein is encoded by the coding sequence GTGCCAGCCTCTCGTACCCCCCGTGTGCCTGCCGAGGAGCGGCTCTTCAGCCTCGTGCTCGCGCTGCTCTCGACGGAGTCGGGGCTGACGAAGGCCGAGATCCTGGCCAACGTGCAGGGGTACCGGCAGCGCTGGACGCCCGGTGGCGACAACGCTTCCCTGGAGCGCCAGTTCGAGCGTGACAAGGACGACGTGCGCGACCTCGGGATCCCGCTCGAGACCATCGAGACGCCCGGCGCCGCGGGCAACAACCAGACGCTGCGCTACCGCATCCCGAAGGGCGAGTACGACCTGCCCCTCGACGTCCGCTTCACACCGGACGAGTCCGCGCTGCTGTCCCTCGCGGCGATGGCCTGGCGTGAGGGAGCGCTCTCCGCCGACTCGCGACGCGCCCTGCTCAAGGTGCGGTCCGCCGGCGCCGAGGACGACGTCGCCTCGGGTGTGCTCGGGGTCGACGCCTACGCCCCGCGGCTCCGAGCCCGCGACGCCGCGTTCGAACCGCTGCGCTCCGCCCTCGACCGCGCGGCCGCCGTGCGCTTCGACTACATCACGCCCGGGCAGCACGAGGCCCGTCGACGCGAGCTCGCGCCGCTCGCGCTCGTCCAGCACGCCGGCCGGTGGATGCTCGCTGCGCACGAGTTCTCGACGGGCGCCACGAAGAACTACCTGCTGTCGCGGATCGTCGGCCCGGTGACCCAGTACGAGGTCGGCCGGCACCCGGCGCCCGCGGGAGCGGGGGAGCGCGCCCTCGCCGAACTCGACCGCATCTGGGCGACCCGGACCGCGCGCATCCACGTCGTGCCCGGCTCGGATGCCGAGCGGCGGCTCTCCCGTCGACGCGACACGGCCGCCGAGCCCGACGGCACCCTCGTGCTCCACCACGTCGATCCGCAGATCCTCGCCGAGGAACTCGCGGCGTTCGGCCCCGAGGTCCGCGTGCTCGAACCCGACGACCTCCGCGACCGGGTGACGGCCCGGCTCCGCGGCCTCGTCGCCGACCACGAAGGAGACGCCCGTGGTTGA
- a CDS encoding RNA polymerase-binding protein RbpA, with amino-acid sequence MADRSLRGMRLGSQSLQSEEGVELSDRKRAVYQSDSGETFDVIFSADAEVPSTWSDPRSGREGRLLGDDGVPVEVAEEDVKAPRTHWDMLLERRSREELEELLQERLQFLRARRGA; translated from the coding sequence ATGGCTGATCGAAGTCTTCGCGGCATGCGGCTCGGGAGTCAGAGTCTCCAGAGCGAAGAGGGCGTTGAGCTCTCGGACCGTAAGCGCGCGGTCTACCAGTCCGACTCCGGCGAGACGTTCGACGTGATCTTCTCGGCCGATGCCGAGGTCCCGTCGACCTGGTCGGACCCCCGATCTGGACGCGAGGGTCGACTCCTCGGCGACGACGGCGTTCCCGTCGAGGTCGCAGAAGAGGACGTCAAGGCACCCCGGACCCACTGGGACATGCTGCTCGAGCGTCGCTCGCGTGAAGAGCTCGAGGAGCTCCTGCAGGAACGGTTGCAGTTCCTCCGCGCACGCCGCGGCGCCTGA
- a CDS encoding HAD family phosphatase: MTAQRPDRVLPAAVLWDMDGTIIDTEPIWQQSQVELTERYGATWTHEDGLSLVGSGLERSGEILRDRGVDMEVEEIVLWMTEYVSDRLRHDDLPWRPGARELVEELHDRGIPTALVTMSRRSMALVAAEALGDRGFRVVVAGDDVERPKPFPDAYLAAAAQLGVEPTACVAIEDSATGVASAVASGAVTIAVEHIVPLTDIAGGDVHLTTLAGVDVDRLVELTSPALAARAAVSDEQPGPTPPVPDRRASGGQAVPVGRGTDRVSAEAAVTEGGAR, from the coding sequence GTGACCGCCCAGCGCCCCGACCGAGTCCTGCCCGCAGCCGTGCTGTGGGACATGGACGGCACGATCATCGACACCGAACCGATCTGGCAGCAGTCCCAGGTCGAGTTGACCGAGCGCTACGGCGCCACCTGGACGCACGAGGACGGCCTGTCGCTCGTCGGCTCCGGGCTCGAGCGCTCCGGCGAGATCCTCCGCGACCGCGGGGTCGACATGGAGGTCGAGGAGATCGTCCTCTGGATGACCGAGTACGTCTCCGACCGCCTCCGGCACGACGACCTGCCGTGGCGGCCGGGCGCGCGCGAGCTCGTCGAGGAGCTGCACGACCGCGGCATCCCGACCGCCCTCGTCACGATGTCCCGCCGGTCGATGGCACTCGTCGCCGCCGAGGCCCTCGGCGACCGCGGCTTCCGGGTCGTCGTCGCCGGTGACGACGTCGAGCGGCCGAAGCCGTTCCCGGACGCCTACCTCGCCGCCGCCGCGCAGCTGGGCGTCGAGCCGACCGCGTGCGTCGCGATCGAGGATTCGGCGACGGGCGTCGCCTCCGCCGTCGCGTCCGGTGCCGTGACGATCGCGGTCGAGCACATCGTGCCGCTCACCGACATCGCTGGTGGCGACGTCCACCTCACCACGCTCGCCGGCGTGGACGTCGACCGACTGGTCGAGTTGACCAGTCCGGCCCTCGCTGCCCGCGCGGCCGTGTCCGACGAACAGCCTGGGCCCACGCCGCCGGTTCCTGACCGACGCGCCAGCGGCGGGCAGGCCGTGCCGGTGGGGAGAGGCACGGATCGCGTGTCCGCCGAGGCTGCGGTGACCGAGGGCGGTGCCCGGTGA
- a CDS encoding DEAD/DEAH box helicase, with translation MTDTDLSPAERYAAAKVRNRSRNLELFRSDLRFDLDPFQFAACDAIDQGRSVLVAAPTGAGKTIVAEFAIWLAMRQPTAKVFYTTPMKALSNQKYAELVQAYGETEVGLLTGDTNVNPRARVVVMTTEVLRNMIYADSDLLDDLAWVVLDEVHYLADRFRGAVWEEVILHLPTEVRLVSLSATVSNAEEFGDWLQTVRGDTDVIVSEDRPVPLEQHVLVGSKMVDLFDSSGAAATNRVNPELLRLVGGASRSERHGGGHRGGRGRGGYHDRRGPRTEKLYREQIARMLDDRMLLPAIFFVFSRAGCDQGVRNVLRSGLSLTTADERREIRESAEYHCRTLLDEDLAVLGYWEWLEGLERGVAAHHAGLLPAFKEVVEDLFQRKLLKVVFATETLALGVNMPARTVVLEKLEKFNGEARVPITPGEYTQLTGRAGRRGIDVEGHSVIQWTDGLDPQAVASLASRRTYPLNSSFKPTYNMAVNLIEQFGRRRTREVLETSFAQFQADRSVVDLARKVRSQQESLEGYQQAMTCHLGDFTEYAALRRELSDLERTNVPGGREASHGARKERQAAITDVRRRMQRHPCHACPDREAHARWAERWYKLKRANDKLVQQIRSRTGAVATTFDRVTDVLLQLGYLVDSGDGSGEATVAAGGRRLQRIYGDRDLLVAECLEAGVWKELTPAQLAAMAATIVYQPRREDAPGTEHALPRGAFRPALDETLTIWARLDDIERDARLAGSQPPTPAMAVGMFRWASGSALDDVLRTLDMPAGDFVRWCKQVIDLLDQVRNAGEDDLAQTARRATDAVRRGIVAYATV, from the coding sequence GTGACCGACACGGACCTCAGCCCCGCCGAACGCTACGCGGCAGCGAAGGTCCGGAACCGCTCGCGCAACCTCGAGCTGTTCCGGTCCGACCTCCGCTTCGACCTCGACCCGTTCCAGTTCGCGGCGTGCGACGCCATCGACCAGGGCCGGAGCGTCCTCGTCGCGGCACCGACCGGCGCGGGCAAGACGATCGTCGCCGAGTTCGCGATCTGGCTGGCGATGCGGCAGCCCACAGCGAAGGTGTTCTACACGACGCCGATGAAGGCCCTGAGCAACCAGAAGTACGCCGAACTGGTCCAGGCCTACGGCGAGACCGAGGTGGGGCTCCTCACCGGCGACACCAACGTGAACCCGCGGGCGCGCGTGGTCGTGATGACGACCGAGGTCCTCCGCAACATGATCTACGCGGACTCCGACCTGCTCGACGACCTCGCGTGGGTCGTCCTCGACGAGGTCCACTACCTCGCCGACCGGTTCCGTGGTGCCGTGTGGGAAGAGGTGATCCTGCACCTCCCGACCGAGGTCCGGCTCGTCTCGCTCAGCGCCACCGTGTCGAACGCCGAGGAGTTCGGCGACTGGCTGCAGACCGTCCGTGGCGACACCGACGTCATCGTTTCCGAGGACCGCCCGGTCCCGCTCGAACAGCACGTGCTCGTCGGCTCGAAGATGGTCGACCTCTTCGACTCGAGCGGTGCCGCGGCGACGAACCGCGTGAACCCGGAGCTGCTCCGCCTGGTCGGGGGAGCCTCCCGGAGCGAGCGGCACGGCGGCGGACACCGCGGCGGACGCGGTCGGGGCGGGTACCACGACCGCCGCGGCCCGCGCACCGAGAAGCTGTACCGCGAGCAGATCGCGCGGATGCTCGACGACCGGATGCTCCTGCCGGCGATCTTCTTCGTGTTCAGCCGGGCGGGCTGCGACCAGGGCGTGCGGAACGTCCTGCGGTCGGGCCTGTCGCTCACCACCGCGGACGAGCGTCGCGAGATCCGTGAGTCGGCCGAGTACCACTGCCGGACGCTCCTCGACGAGGACCTCGCCGTCCTCGGGTACTGGGAGTGGCTCGAGGGCCTCGAGCGCGGGGTGGCCGCGCACCACGCCGGTCTGCTGCCCGCGTTCAAGGAGGTCGTCGAGGACCTCTTCCAGCGCAAGCTCCTCAAGGTCGTGTTCGCGACCGAGACGCTCGCGCTCGGGGTGAACATGCCGGCACGGACGGTCGTGCTCGAGAAGCTCGAGAAGTTCAACGGCGAAGCCCGTGTGCCGATCACGCCGGGGGAGTACACGCAGCTCACCGGTCGCGCCGGCCGCCGGGGCATCGACGTCGAAGGCCACTCGGTCATCCAGTGGACCGACGGCCTCGACCCGCAGGCCGTGGCATCCCTGGCGAGCCGACGCACGTACCCGCTCAACTCGTCGTTCAAGCCGACGTACAACATGGCCGTCAACCTCATCGAGCAGTTCGGCCGCCGCCGCACGCGCGAGGTCCTCGAGACGTCGTTCGCGCAGTTCCAGGCGGACCGCTCCGTCGTCGACCTCGCGCGGAAGGTCCGGTCGCAGCAGGAGTCGCTCGAGGGGTACCAGCAGGCGATGACCTGCCACCTCGGCGACTTCACCGAGTACGCGGCGCTCCGGCGTGAGCTCTCCGACCTCGAACGGACCAACGTCCCGGGTGGCCGCGAAGCCTCGCACGGTGCCCGCAAGGAGCGCCAGGCCGCGATCACCGACGTCCGGCGGCGGATGCAGCGGCACCCCTGCCACGCCTGCCCCGACCGTGAGGCGCACGCACGGTGGGCAGAGCGCTGGTACAAGCTCAAGCGCGCCAACGACAAGCTCGTGCAGCAGATCCGTTCCCGCACCGGCGCCGTCGCGACGACCTTCGACCGGGTGACCGACGTGCTCCTGCAGCTCGGCTACCTCGTCGACTCGGGTGACGGCTCCGGCGAGGCCACCGTCGCGGCCGGCGGCCGACGCCTCCAGCGCATCTACGGCGACCGCGACCTCCTCGTCGCGGAGTGCCTCGAGGCCGGCGTCTGGAAGGAACTCACCCCGGCTCAGCTCGCCGCCATGGCCGCGACGATCGTGTACCAGCCCCGCCGCGAGGACGCGCCCGGCACCGAGCACGCCCTGCCGCGCGGTGCGTTCCGTCCGGCCCTCGACGAGACCCTGACGATCTGGGCCCGGCTCGACGACATCGAGCGCGACGCCCGGCTCGCCGGTTCGCAGCCGCCCACCCCGGCGATGGCGGTTGGCATGTTCCGGTGGGCGTCGGGCTCGGCGCTCGACGACGTCCTCCGGACGCTCGACATGCCCGCCGGTGACTTCGTCCGGTGGTGCAAGCAGGTGATCGACCTCCTCGACCAGGTCCGGAACGCTGGCGAAGACGACCTCGCGCAGACCGCGCGGCGCGCGACCGACGCGGTGCGCCGCGGCATCGTCGCCTACGCGACGGTCTGA
- the lnt gene encoding apolipoprotein N-acyltransferase, giving the protein MHAPESDLRPHDADFATALPSGAHERSRGSARGRSLGRSRGSSGAVGVRGVGLDQVEAVNPFRALPLGAALPLAVIGGILLALSFPSPGWWFLAYPAVACLLVAVMGQRAGRAAWLGYLAGAAFWIPAISWAGRYLGPVPWFALALLEAAYLALGSVAIALAYRWLARVLPSTAGRVWGLPAVVAALWTGREWFSGSWPYGGFAWGRIGLSQSQGPFTHLAAYVGVLGLTFVVVYCVAVVVSLALVRPTRPGAVLRLPARVATAGLLVAAVLAVPAWPTAVDGTISIESVQGNGPAGYFDGAQPGEVLAAQVAATDIEAKGVDLVVWPEASAEYDPRQQPVVASALDSVVRSVGAPIVAGAITQTRSGVLHNTSFVWTSQGWQSSYDKKRPVPFGEYVPDRWFFSKLAPSLIGLLQRDYTPGTKPNVLSVAGIKAGISICFDIVDDGLTTDMARGGAQVILAQTNNADFDGTDENLQQLEIARMRAIETGRSLVNISTVGASQVIDPSGRTIDRVPAYTATSMVTDVPLGTSTTPATLISGSLTLLLSLGGLLVLLACAPWSRRRR; this is encoded by the coding sequence GTGCACGCTCCCGAGTCCGACCTGCGTCCGCACGACGCCGACTTCGCGACGGCGCTGCCGTCCGGCGCGCACGAGCGGTCGCGAGGGTCCGCGCGCGGTCGGTCGCTCGGCCGGTCGCGCGGTTCCTCCGGCGCGGTCGGTGTCCGCGGGGTCGGCCTCGACCAGGTGGAGGCAGTGAACCCCTTCCGAGCGCTCCCGCTCGGCGCCGCCCTGCCGCTCGCGGTCATCGGCGGCATCCTGCTGGCCCTGTCCTTCCCGTCCCCGGGGTGGTGGTTCCTCGCCTACCCGGCCGTGGCGTGCCTCCTCGTCGCCGTCATGGGACAGCGGGCCGGCCGCGCAGCGTGGCTCGGCTACCTCGCCGGGGCCGCGTTCTGGATCCCCGCGATCTCGTGGGCGGGCCGCTACCTCGGCCCCGTCCCGTGGTTCGCGCTCGCGCTCCTCGAGGCCGCGTACCTCGCCCTCGGCAGTGTCGCCATCGCGCTCGCGTACCGCTGGCTCGCCCGGGTGCTGCCGTCGACCGCCGGGCGGGTGTGGGGCCTCCCGGCCGTCGTCGCCGCACTCTGGACGGGACGAGAGTGGTTCTCGGGCAGCTGGCCGTACGGCGGCTTCGCGTGGGGCCGCATCGGGCTCTCGCAGTCGCAGGGGCCCTTCACCCACCTGGCCGCCTACGTCGGGGTCCTCGGGCTGACGTTCGTCGTCGTGTACTGCGTGGCCGTCGTCGTGTCCCTGGCGCTCGTCCGGCCGACCCGGCCCGGCGCGGTCCTCCGACTGCCGGCGCGGGTCGCGACCGCCGGCCTCCTCGTGGCCGCGGTGCTCGCCGTACCCGCCTGGCCGACGGCCGTGGACGGCACGATCAGCATCGAGTCGGTCCAGGGGAACGGGCCCGCGGGGTACTTCGACGGGGCGCAGCCGGGTGAGGTCCTCGCCGCGCAGGTCGCCGCCACCGACATCGAGGCGAAGGGCGTCGACCTCGTGGTGTGGCCCGAGGCGTCCGCCGAGTACGACCCGCGCCAGCAGCCCGTCGTGGCGTCGGCGCTCGACTCGGTCGTCCGGTCGGTCGGTGCACCGATCGTCGCTGGCGCGATCACCCAGACACGGTCCGGGGTGCTCCACAACACGTCGTTCGTCTGGACATCCCAGGGGTGGCAGTCGTCCTACGACAAGAAGCGTCCCGTGCCGTTCGGCGAGTACGTGCCCGACCGCTGGTTCTTCTCGAAGCTCGCGCCGTCGCTCATCGGCCTGTTGCAGCGCGACTACACCCCCGGGACGAAACCGAACGTGCTGTCCGTCGCCGGGATCAAGGCGGGCATCTCGATCTGCTTCGACATCGTCGACGACGGCCTGACGACCGACATGGCGCGTGGGGGAGCGCAGGTGATCCTGGCGCAGACGAACAACGCCGACTTCGACGGCACCGACGAGAACCTCCAGCAGCTCGAGATCGCTCGGATGCGAGCCATCGAGACGGGGCGCTCCCTCGTGAACATCTCCACCGTCGGGGCGTCCCAGGTGATCGACCCGAGCGGACGCACGATCGACCGCGTGCCGGCGTACACCGCGACCTCGATGGTGACGGACGTGCCGCTCGGGACCTCCACGACGCCGGCGACACTGATCTCTGGTTCCCTGACACTCCTGCTGTCGCTCGGCGGCCTGCTCGTCCTGCTCGCCTGCGCCCCCTGGTCTCGTCGGCGCCGCTGA
- a CDS encoding WYL domain-containing protein, protein MVEQQPLQAQDKLAFLLALVPYLIDRERVSVAEAARHFGVPESRIRRAVELIAVSGVPGETMQYQHGDLFDIAWDDFEQNDMIVLTNLVAIDDAPRLSAREASALIAGLQYLSALPEAADRDAIRALMAKLSRGAGGAASNVAVGQDLHDATLATIRQAMADGRGLAFDYAGPRSRGGTRSVDPLRVESIDTDWYLRAWDLDRGALRTFRLDRMSGVRVEERAATTSAADVVIPDTLFQQAREDVIVTVELDSSSLPLVADFLADTADAPDDDGRVRIRLAASNGFDGVVRLVAGLPGRAVVLDPPAARTAIRDFAAAALAEA, encoded by the coding sequence GTGGTTGAGCAGCAGCCCCTGCAGGCACAGGACAAGCTCGCGTTCCTGCTCGCCCTCGTGCCGTACCTCATCGACCGCGAGCGGGTCTCGGTGGCCGAGGCCGCGCGCCACTTCGGCGTGCCCGAGTCCCGCATACGCCGGGCCGTCGAGCTCATCGCGGTGTCCGGCGTCCCCGGCGAGACGATGCAGTACCAGCACGGCGACCTGTTCGACATCGCCTGGGACGACTTCGAGCAGAACGACATGATCGTCCTGACGAACCTCGTCGCGATCGACGACGCGCCCCGGCTCTCCGCCCGCGAGGCCTCGGCGCTGATCGCGGGCCTGCAGTACCTGTCGGCGCTGCCCGAGGCCGCGGACCGTGACGCCATCCGTGCCCTCATGGCGAAGCTCTCGCGCGGTGCGGGCGGTGCCGCGTCGAACGTCGCCGTCGGACAGGACCTCCACGACGCGACGCTCGCGACGATCCGGCAGGCGATGGCCGACGGGCGCGGGCTCGCCTTCGACTACGCCGGGCCGCGGAGCCGCGGCGGGACACGCAGTGTCGACCCGTTGCGCGTCGAGTCGATCGACACCGACTGGTACCTGCGCGCCTGGGACCTCGACCGGGGTGCGCTGCGCACCTTCCGCCTCGACCGGATGTCCGGCGTCCGCGTCGAGGAACGCGCGGCGACCACGAGCGCAGCCGACGTGGTGATCCCGGACACGCTGTTCCAGCAAGCCCGCGAGGACGTCATCGTCACCGTGGAGCTCGACTCGTCGTCGCTGCCGCTCGTCGCGGACTTCCTCGCCGACACGGCCGACGCGCCCGACGACGACGGTCGCGTCCGCATCCGGCTCGCCGCGTCGAACGGGTTCGACGGCGTCGTGCGGCTCGTCGCCGGGCTGCCCGGTCGCGCCGTGGTGCTCGACCCGCCGGCGGCGCGCACGGCGATCCGGGACTTCGCGGCCGCGGCCCTCGCCGAGGCCTGA